AACCAAATACTGAGATGAGTATTTAATGGAATTATTGCTGCAATGATGGCACATACCTCGCCACTGGAGGAGCTAGCTCAGTGCTTTAATATGATGTTCAGCAGGTGGAGTGCTGCTTTTGGTTTCCAACCATCCAAAGACTGGTTGGAACGAATCATTCTTGAGATCTGGGATGAGAAGCAGTGGGTCCATAAGttcagaaggaggagggagacttTTCTTTACCCGGTGAGCTAGCTGCATGCCAGACAGAGCCTCATGAAGAGAGCACCACTCACCAAGGAGGAGATTGCTCTGTAGCTGGCTACCCTGGATTAATTGATATCTTCACTTGTGGGTTTACATGCAATAgatctgagttctagtcccagatCAGTCACTCACCTaccctgtgaccttgggcaagtcatttcacctctttttatgccccctcccactttgtctgtcttgttcatttagattataagctttcTGGGGAAGGGACTGCTcattactatatgtttgtacagtatctaCCACAGTAGAGCACAGatcaaataaacaaataaataataataatttgttgtCTCTCAGCAGACTGGAAGGACATATTTTTATTATTCCCTAACTTCCATAGCCTGAGTTATTTATACATTACATTGCTATAAAAGTATGCCAGTGACAGATTTTCATGTATTAAATAAAAGCTAGAATGAAATGGTGATTGGAGGTAGATGAAAACATGTTGCTAATGATGGTGCAATGAATAGACTGACAGTGTAATGTACATCAGTGGCTGTAATGCCCAATATGTCATTTCTTATTTGATATATTTTTGGCTGCCTTTAAAAACATTTCCCCCTGCTTGTCCACCATTTTGAGTCTGGTCACATGGCATGGTTCAACCAACTGCTGCACAGACTGAGCTGGGCAGCTGATTTTGGAGCTTAGGTTGCAGAGGGGGATGCCAAATCTGTGGAATTATGGGGGCAGTGGAACAAACCAGGTGGTCCAGGGAGGGTATCAACAGCTTCTGCAGATGTAGAGAAGAGGGGAACTGGTGgagcccaacgggagagggccGCTTCCATCTTTCTGTGAGGCTGCATGTGCACTAGTGGTGGCATATATTAGAACCCAGGAAACTCTTCCCTCATCCCCCTCACCTGCAAAATCAGCCCCATTGGTACATATTCCAGTCATAGAGTCATGAAGTTTAGCACTGCATACATGGTACAGAGGGCCCTTCATCCCCTGATTTCTCTTCCTGACTTGGCCACGGTCTCAGCTGCCATGTCAGTGACTCCCTGAGCATAGCTTGAGATCCTGgcaaaatcctgggcatctcctggTCTGGCCTTTTCCTTCTGATCCAGCCAATGCTCTCCTCTTGCCTCTCAAATCCCCTAGTGTTTTGAAGTCTCTCATCTGTCCAGTAGCACGTCTGACTGCATGTAGGGGGAGTACACAGGATTTGATCCAGCTTTTCAAATAATGAACATGTTTTCCTTTGTGAACCTGTTATTATTGCCCTGGACTTCATTGTATTGGATCTTAAATCCCTGATTATTTCATGCTTATGctttataacttttaaaaagtctGCAGACCATACCACTCAACCTACCAGGATCCAAATGCAGGGAACAATGCTGGCCAAAGTCCTCAAATGTCCAGGTACAGGAAAAATCATAATGTAGGAAAATGTTCATATGATGTGGGATTCACTTCTCTGACATATACAACATGTTCTGCAACCTCAGATTCACTGTTTTGTTCTGGAAATACAGGGTCTGCTTCTGGCATCAGTTATtgctgggggtttttttggggggggggcactccactgaactcagtggattTGTCCCAGATTTACGCTgatgtaaatgagaacagaatcaggacTGTAAATAATTTACCACAGAAAAAGCAAGACAACACCCAGCTTGAGCAGAAAGGGGGTACATTTTGGTTTGAAACTACGCACATTCTTGGTAATGAGGGAAAGTTGAGAGGTATGCTGCTGACTTTGTGGATTCACTACAGCTATTTATAAACAATGTATGAAATGAAAAATTCCTGCTCACCCAGTAGGATTTACAGACACTTCTGTCATATTGTGCTGTATTCTCTGCTCTAATATAGAGCTCAGGCCAGACATAGAAAGAAAAGCTCACAGAACCTAGAAGTCTCTGCCAAAAGAATGGAATAGATGACTTACTAGCAGTCATTTCCATCACTAATTTCTATAGGCTAAATCCTGAGCTTCTTATTCAATATTAATTGAATAAATCCTAAGTAATGCAAATTCCCAGTGGAGCCAGTGAAAGTTTGCCTAGAGTAATGACTGGGTAAatactgagggccaaattctgtttgtcttattattattttattataataagCTTGACTATACTTGATCTGCTGCTGTTAATGGCTCTTAAAAATTCTCCTTTGGCTAACCCAGTTGGGGCCTATGTATTTGGAGGCCCTGGATCTGAGTTTTATCCTTGCGGTTGAACTGAGTGGCCATTCTTTGTAGCACTTTGATAGCTATCAAATTCCAAGGTGATTAGGGATTTCTTACAATAATTTTTAAACCTAACTCCtgatttgttttctctgtaaaAGATGTCTATCAGAGCTTTTTCTCTCTCATGCCAGGAGAGAGCTATATGGGTCTCACAGTCAGGGACAAACTTTCATTTTAAGCCTATGACTGAGGAAGTCATAAAGAGACCCCTAAGGTGGGTTTTAAGTGGGAATAATACTAATACTTAGTTCTTATGTAGGCTTTGTATAGGCTTCTTAGGATGTAAAAATATGGAGCAACTGAAAAGTCCACTGGGGTCAAAAAGTCTCTGCCCTCTTTCAGTTTATCCCAATTCCATTCTCCTGCTCTTTCACCATATCTTCTTATTTGCCCACTTTCAGAAACATATCTGGATATTCTTGGAACTCAATTTGCATTCCTCATATAAGTGAGTCCATATCTTTTCTACAGTTTGCAAATACAGGCCCATATTACCTGCTCCCAGAGAAATCATCTATGAGATGGGGACCAAAGGGGCAGGAAACTCCAAGAGATTCTTGTGGTAGTGTCCTGAGGGGCCCCTCAtcagtgggaggagaaaaggaGTGATAGAGTTGGCAAAGGGTCTTGGCCCTCAACACCACATATTTTAGAGATCCTGGAACCCTACTGCATCAGCAGAGGCAGGAATCATTTGCCTAGCTGGCCACCCTTTCATAATGCTCTGCTGGACCCCTCACCAATGGCAGCATATAGTACAGATacatgaataataaaaaaaagaggggACAATAACTTACCTGCTTCATGGGGCTGTGAAGCAATAAAACCTGCtaccatttacatctgtgcaaccctTGTTCAGTTGAGTTCTTACTTCTTGTTAGTAGAGTTGGGGAAATGCTACAAAATACTGAGTTGAATTTGTGAACATTTGTTCAAATTCATCCATCCCATCCAACCATATTTGTGAGctgttttgttcactttttttaaacatgaatttttgtttgtttgctcaaaCTTTCAAGAAATGACAGTTCCATGTGTGAATATCTGTAGTTGTATGTAAACATCTGATATTTTCCTCTCCTCCTTGTTTATAAAGTTTCAGTCATCCACTTagagagcagaaacaataccaggTGACTTAAGTGACCAGTCACATTCCATGATTAATGAATAGTTGAAGACACAGTCAAAGGGAACAGTTGGTGAGCCAGCCACCCATATCTATCTCTCTAGTTTCTTATATGCCCTCTGACTCCATAGCTTGTACCAGGAATGTTTATAAAGTATACACAGTAAGATGTATTTCACTCTCTTTTCCTTCCAGTCACAGTCATGgactttgtttattttgttttaacctTTTTCTGTTAATAAAGGAGGAGAGAAAATGTATATGTTGAAATATGTTAATGTAACCTGTTTATTGAACTATTAGGAATAATGAATGCAAATTGGAACTTGTTCATGGAtaattcatgaacagaaaaaaaagagtTAAATTCGTTGGGTAAATATTCAGAAGAAAGAACTTAATAGCTGAATAGAAAGAATGAAAGATGCGGTAACAGAGTCAAATCTTGGTCCTAGTGAAGTCAGTGATACAATtcttattgacttcactgggaccagaATTTAGCCCTAAGTATGATCATGTTCTTCTTCTTTAATAATTCTGTATGAAATATAAATTTAAGGCAATTTAAAACAGTTTAGGTTTGTTTAGGTTTGCTCATTTAAGAAGTCCAGAATAAAGTCTTCTAAATACCAGGGACCAGATGGTGTAAATTATTTGAGCTCAATTTAAATCAACAGAGATGTGAGGGTTTAcaccaggatctggccctaggagAATAGGTTTGAACTCCCATTCTAATTTCATTGCAGTGGTCTCTAGGGGTAAGCATATTGCATGCCTCTTTTACATTCATACTGTTAAACAAAGCCATCATCTGCTAAAGTCAGCCTGAATTATTAAGACCTGGGTCCAAATTTTCCACAAGCCCTGCTTTGCTGTACAGATGGTTACATCAGTTGGTTGCCCCCATGCCACCTTAAATGTGGTGCTGTGTGTTCTTGTGTTGCATTTTATTTGCTTACATAACATCTTTGCTCCAAGGTGCTCAGCAAAGATGACAGAGACAGTGCAAAACATAGCAATAATTGACTGCAAAAATAAACAAGTCAACAGTGGATGGATGGACCTGTCTGTCTAGGCATTTAATACCATGCTTGTCATAATCATGGTATCTGAGCCTTCACTGTGGCATCTGTGTGTCTGTGAGAACAAAATATTGTGTGGAAGAGAGGAAATAGGAGCATTACaaagtggaagagagagagattttgaaatGGGCTTTAGAATGACAAAGAAAGTCAGAAAACTGGGGAGCGTTTCTACTGTGCAGTATGTGCAGTGGTATAAAatgatgctgtgtgtgtgtagtgggatGAAATGTGCTATGTGCATTATTAGTATTGATTATTATTATCAGTCTTGGGGCAGTGCAGTGCTGCACTGTGAGAGCTGAGCCTGAATTTCAGCATCCAAAATACCATTGCGGAATGTGTAAATAGCACAAACTGTTTTCATCCAAAATAAACCTTGCACTGCACACATGATAGTGAACAGCAGCAGCACGAAATGGGTTAAGTTATATAAGCCCTTTTAGGGGGGGGTGAGGAGCAAACTCTATTGGTGTTGCTGTTGCAGCTCAGGTTGATTTAGAATGGATGACAGTGGCCTGGCGCAGGCCCATGACTGAGGAAAGCTGCTTATCCCTCTCTGGGTTGCCATGGAGATGAGCAGGAGGCAGCAGTGGCAGAGAGGCTGTCAGTGAGGGAAATCAGTATCAGGCATCTGTGGGGGTctgcaggaggggaaggaggcaggatcAGGGACACGGCAGGCAGCAGACATGGACTTGCATTGCGATTGTGCCGAGACTCCAGCAGTCGAGCCACCATCCGGGAAGATTAATAAAACTGCTTTCAAATTATTTAAGAGGAGGAAATCTGGGGGCACCATGCCCAGCATATTTGGGGTGAAAAACAAAGGCGGGGATGGGAAAGGCTCGAGTAAAGCTGGGATGGTGAGGAGCAAGACTCACGATGGATTAGCTGATGTTGTGCTGGAAAGCAGCAAGAAGGAAGAATCGAGCGGCGGAGGTGGCGGTGGTGTTGATCAGCTGAACAGGGATATAAACACCAGGGCTGTAGCCGGCCTCAATGTTTCATCAAACAGCTCCGTGGCTAAGTCACACAGTTTCTTCTCTCTGTTGAAGAAGAATGGGAAATCAGAAAATGGCAAGGGAGAGAATGCAGATCAGAGGGCGGGCAGCAGACAAAAGAAAGGATTGAAAGGGATCTTCAGCAGTATGCGATGGCATAGAAAGGATAAAAATGGCaaggaggaaaggggggaaaCATCAGAAATTCAATCCAGCCTTATTATGTCAGGTTCTCTGACTGCCAGCTTGGAATGCATCAAAGAAGAGGCACCAAAACCTTTGTCTGAGCCTCAATATGCCACAGAAGAAATTAACATTGAATTGTCTAGTGATAAACACAGTGGAGATGTGCATGCCACGGCAGAGGAGCCTGAAGTTAGAGATGCTGGGGAAATGCAGAACAACAAAAGCATACAAGGAGAGGATCCTGCTGCCGCTGGAAACCAACATGAGGAGAACCACCCTGAGCTGCCAGATCCGTGTGTGGAAGAGGTTGGGACTGCGAAGGATACGGCTATAACAGGTGACATTCCAATAAAGACTATTCCCCTTGTTGAACCTGAATGTCTTAGTGGTCAAGAGATGGCAGCAGCCCCTGACCCTTCCTCTATTGATCCACCCTCAGAGCAATCGATAGATCGTATTTGTTTGATGTTTGCTGACGTGACTTCACTGAAAAGCTTTGACTCTCTTACAGGCTGTGGAGATATTATtgcagaccaggaggatgaagtgggcagcagcagtggcGGCTGTGAGAAGAGCACCCCAGGGGCCAGCAAGCCAGGCACTTCTAAAAAGAACCCAAACATGGTGGCCtaccagggaggaggagaggagatggCAAGCCCAGACCAAGTGGATGACACCTACCTTCAGGAGTTCTGGGATATGTTATCACAAACAGAGGAGCAAGTCCAAGAGAcacagggaggagaaggaggagggacaAAACCACCTGAGATAAAAAAAGAGACCAAGTGTGTTGAGGGGGCACAGGATGGTTCAATGGTGAAACGCATTGGTCTCAACCAGATTCCGATTCATCTCAACCACAAAGAGGATAAGAAGAACAGGGAATATGAGCAGCCAGAGGGCATCCCAAACAGTGATGAGGGCTACTGGGATTCCACTACTCCTGGTCCTGAGGAAGATAGCAGCAATAGTGTCCAGAAAGAGAGCATCCCCAGGGACAGCTACAGTGGTGATGCCCTCTATGATCTTTATGCTGATACAGATGAAAACATCACAGGGGTGCCTTCTGATGAAGAAGTCACCTGTGTATCACGCTCCAAACCTGTGTCTCCAGTAACAACCACATGCTCACTTAAAACACCTGCAGGTTCAGTCAAGGACTCCAAGATACCGATCAGCATTAAACATCTTACATCGCTTCCCACCAGCCATGGAACAGATGCCAGTAACAGCCATCACATTGCACACCATCACCCAACCAAAAGTGAGATTCCCAGAACCAAAATCCCTGTTTCTAAAGTACTTGTACGCCGGGTCAGTAATAGGGGTTTAGCGGGAACGATGGTTAAAGCCACCACATTCCAGGACAATGCCAAAAAGTAGTTGAACAAGATCTGGAGACAAAAATGGACAGTGAGTTAGAGGTGGGAAAGTCTTTATAGGAAAAcactaataaaaatgtttgcAGCACCTAAAGAAAGGCACCTAAAAGGGACCCATAAGTGTATTCTGGGGGCCAGCACTTCTGAATCTCTTCTTGATATACagtatataaaaatacaaaaatagtcAAATTCTTttcaagcacttttaaaaatttgtatCTTTTTTCTGAAGCACTAAACACTTAGGAGGTCACTTTTACATGCCTTTGTGGAAGCTGGACTTTGATTATGAACATAAAATGAGCATCTCCCCTAATGCAAATTAGTGCCATGAGTTCTTCAGGGGGACAGAAATACAGAAAGAGATGAACAACAGGAATTCTCCAACACAGTTAGCTTTtactggttttttgttttttgtttttgcttaaaTTGTAAAATGATGTCTGCTCTACAATTATGTGGAAAAAtgccaagaaaaaacaaacaacccaacaGGTAATTATTTACCTGATGTACATACAGCAGTGCTGGTCAGCAGCAGACTCAACTTATTTGTGTCCAGTAGCTAATTAATGAGTTAGGTGGATTTCTATAACTAGAacagatatttttgtttgtttgtctgttttgttttggatCTGTTACAATATAAATGGATAACAGAGACATCTGGCAAAGTTCAGATGTTTACTTCAATATTTGTCTGATGCATAAAAATCAGGTTCAGGGAATCATTTTACTAAAAGCCAATATATACACAACTTTCACATTTATACAATAAATTACTCTTCATGTGTAGATAGAGGCATATTTTAACAGTTTTACTCAATGCTacaatttttttatataaaaatgtctGTCTGTATTATCTAGAGTTTAAGCAAAAGTTAGTTTTTATAGCTAGATAATTTTACAATTCTAAAATTATGGAACTTCTTTTAAGTACCGTACCTTAAACTAGAGCAAAACTCTGTTTTATATGGGCTCTTGCTTCCCCAGAATAACAAGTTTATTATGCTAATTTTATTAGAGTGACACATTCATCGTGCCAGAGCCAAGGTTCTGACAGCATTGCCATTGCAAACCTCTATTTTCAGGGGTTTATACAAACTTACGCTGTGCTCAAACCTGGCTGAGAAGAAACCTAGGATAGAGacacattttta
The Emys orbicularis isolate rEmyOrb1 chromosome 1, rEmyOrb1.hap1, whole genome shotgun sequence DNA segment above includes these coding regions:
- the AMER2 gene encoding APC membrane recruitment protein 2, with protein sequence MDLHCDCAETPAVEPPSGKINKTAFKLFKRRKSGGTMPSIFGVKNKGGDGKGSSKAGMVRSKTHDGLADVVLESSKKEESSGGGGGGVDQLNRDINTRAVAGLNVSSNSSVAKSHSFFSLLKKNGKSENGKGENADQRAGSRQKKGLKGIFSSMRWHRKDKNGKEERGETSEIQSSLIMSGSLTASLECIKEEAPKPLSEPQYATEEINIELSSDKHSGDVHATAEEPEVRDAGEMQNNKSIQGEDPAAAGNQHEENHPELPDPCVEEVGTAKDTAITGDIPIKTIPLVEPECLSGQEMAAAPDPSSIDPPSEQSIDRICLMFADVTSLKSFDSLTGCGDIIADQEDEVGSSSGGCEKSTPGASKPGTSKKNPNMVAYQGGGEEMASPDQVDDTYLQEFWDMLSQTEEQVQETQGGEGGGTKPPEIKKETKCVEGAQDGSMVKRIGLNQIPIHLNHKEDKKNREYEQPEGIPNSDEGYWDSTTPGPEEDSSNSVQKESIPRDSYSGDALYDLYADTDENITGVPSDEEVTCVSRSKPVSPVTTTCSLKTPAGSVKDSKIPISIKHLTSLPTSHGTDASNSHHIAHHHPTKSEIPRTKIPVSKVLVRRVSNRGLAGTMVKATTFQDNAKK